Proteins found in one Methylobacterium sp. CB376 genomic segment:
- a CDS encoding sulfite exporter TauE/SafE family protein translates to MPGLLTSGLATGSGGVVGVILGLVGGGGSILAVPLLTDVVGVSSPHVAIGTSALAVSVSAAGNLVPQWRAGNVKWRCAAAFSLAGILGALAGSASAKAVDGQSLLALFGVVMLVVGGLMLRKRRGEGDPDVRLTRRSAPVLLPWLLGIGFSVGLFSGFFGIGGGFLIVPGLMLATSMPLPMAIGTSLVAVSAFGAATAASYAASGLIDWPLAGLFILGGVLGGLVGARLGKRLAGHKRALTLTFAGLVILVGLSIVARGGLPLLGAAT, encoded by the coding sequence ATGCCCGGCTTGCTGACATCCGGCCTCGCGACCGGCTCGGGCGGGGTCGTCGGCGTGATCCTCGGCCTCGTCGGCGGGGGTGGCTCGATCCTCGCGGTCCCGCTCCTGACCGACGTGGTCGGGGTGAGCTCGCCCCACGTGGCCATCGGCACCAGCGCCCTGGCGGTCTCGGTCAGCGCGGCCGGCAACCTCGTCCCGCAATGGCGGGCCGGGAACGTGAAGTGGCGGTGCGCGGCGGCGTTCTCGCTCGCCGGCATTCTCGGTGCGCTCGCCGGCTCGGCCTCGGCCAAGGCGGTCGACGGACAGAGTCTGCTGGCGCTGTTCGGGGTGGTGATGCTCGTCGTCGGGGGCCTGATGCTGCGCAAGCGGCGCGGCGAGGGCGATCCGGACGTGCGCCTGACCAGGCGGAGCGCCCCGGTGCTCCTGCCCTGGCTGCTCGGGATCGGGTTCTCGGTGGGCCTGTTCTCCGGCTTCTTCGGCATCGGCGGGGGTTTCCTGATCGTGCCGGGGCTGATGCTGGCGACGTCCATGCCGCTGCCGATGGCCATCGGCACCTCGCTGGTGGCGGTCAGCGCCTTCGGGGCCGCCACCGCGGCGAGTTACGCCGCCTCCGGCCTGATCGACTGGCCGCTGGCCGGCCTGTTCATCCTGGGCGGCGTGCTCGGCGGCCTCGTCGGCGCCCGCCTCGGCAAGCGCCTCGCCGGGCACAAGCGCGCCCTGACCCTCACCTTCGCCGGCCTCGTCATCCTGGTCGGCCTCTCCATCGTCGCCCGCGGGGGCCTGCCGCTCCTCGGCGCGGCGACCTGA
- a CDS encoding DUF6691 family protein, with protein MAKIASACAAGLLFGFGLLVSGMANPAKVLAFLDVTGRWDPSLALVMAGAVAVSAAGDWVARRRGRPVLESQLAIPTRRDLDPRLIAGAAVFGLGWGLAGLCPGPALTILTVVPGPAATFVAAMVIGMLLVRLVPSAGSKPAAVQGADA; from the coding sequence ATGGCCAAGATCGCTTCCGCATGCGCCGCCGGCCTGCTGTTCGGGTTCGGCCTGCTCGTCTCCGGCATGGCCAACCCGGCCAAGGTCCTCGCCTTCCTCGACGTGACCGGACGCTGGGACCCGAGCCTCGCCCTCGTCATGGCGGGCGCCGTCGCGGTCTCTGCCGCCGGCGACTGGGTCGCGAGGCGCCGCGGCCGGCCGGTGCTGGAATCGCAGCTGGCGATCCCGACCCGGCGCGATCTCGACCCGCGCCTGATCGCCGGCGCCGCGGTCTTCGGCCTCGGCTGGGGCTTGGCCGGCCTGTGCCCCGGGCCCGCTCTGACCATCCTGACGGTCGTGCCGGGCCCCGCCGCGACTTTCGTCGCCGCCATGGTCATCGGCATGCTGCTGGTCCGCCTCGTTCCCTCGGCGGGCTCGAAGCCGGCGGCGGTGCAGGGAGCTGACGCGTGA
- a CDS encoding rhodanese-like domain-containing protein, whose product MTTKSAKDLVAEANREVETLSAEEALARLGQPDTVFVDVREGEEVAKSGKIAGAVHVPRGFLEFQADPASPTHKAELGGGRRLVLYCGSGSRSALAAQTLKTMGLGRVAHVAGGFSALEKAGAPVERG is encoded by the coding sequence ATGACCACGAAGAGCGCGAAGGACTTGGTGGCTGAGGCCAACCGCGAGGTGGAGACTCTGTCGGCCGAGGAGGCGCTGGCGCGCCTCGGGCAGCCGGACACGGTGTTCGTCGACGTGCGCGAGGGCGAGGAGGTGGCCAAGAGCGGCAAGATCGCAGGCGCGGTTCACGTGCCGCGCGGCTTTCTGGAATTCCAGGCCGATCCGGCAAGCCCGACCCATAAGGCCGAACTCGGGGGTGGCAGGCGGCTGGTCCTCTATTGTGGATCAGGGAGCCGCTCGGCCCTGGCCGCCCAGACGCTCAAGACCATGGGGCTGGGTCGGGTGGCTCACGTCGCTGGCGGCTTCTCTGCGCTGGAGAAGGCGGGTGCGCCGGTCGAACGGGGGTGA
- a CDS encoding YeeE/YedE family protein, giving the protein MNGFTPLGASFGGVMIGASAALFLLLNGRIAGISGILGGLLAPPSRETGWRVAFLAGLVLAPLVYACLGGSLPPVTVDASFPLLVLAGLLVGFGARLGAGCTSGHGVCGIGRGSPRSLVATGIFMAVAILTVLVARRLLGG; this is encoded by the coding sequence ATGAACGGCTTCACGCCACTCGGCGCCTCCTTCGGCGGCGTCATGATCGGGGCTTCCGCGGCCCTGTTCCTGCTCCTCAACGGACGCATCGCCGGCATCAGCGGCATCCTCGGCGGGCTGCTCGCCCCACCCTCGCGCGAGACCGGGTGGCGGGTCGCCTTCCTGGCCGGCCTCGTCCTCGCACCGCTGGTCTACGCCTGCCTGGGAGGAAGCCTGCCGCCGGTGACGGTCGACGCCTCGTTCCCGCTCCTCGTGCTCGCGGGCCTGCTCGTCGGGTTCGGCGCGCGCCTCGGGGCGGGCTGCACGAGCGGCCACGGCGTCTGCGGCATCGGTCGCGGCTCGCCCCGCTCCCTCGTCGCGACCGGCATCTTCATGGCCGTCGCCATCCTGACCGTCCTCGTCGCCCGCCGCCTGCTCGGAGGCTGA
- a CDS encoding acetoacetate decarboxylase family protein produces the protein MTAGPSTWPIDPNGVSYPPPPWHLQGTAFVSLWRVEASRLPAGWLARDVRPVIMMGRALLGTAFAVYEPTGVLAYNEAMAAIQVGYGWQLALSVPEIWVDHPASIAGARAMWSIPKQEAVFRVRRSVSPGAVSFEARVTAGAERELAKLVFRNRIAIPGRWPLRMTIVQRSLRHEDHEDIRVTKALIRASVSFGAATWSFARGGPLDFLSGSIPLVNFRLSRMALRIGRS, from the coding sequence CAGGACCGTCGACCTGGCCGATCGATCCGAACGGGGTGAGCTATCCGCCGCCGCCCTGGCACCTTCAGGGGACAGCTTTCGTCTCGCTGTGGCGGGTCGAAGCGTCCCGCCTGCCGGCAGGTTGGTTGGCGCGGGACGTGCGGCCGGTGATCATGATGGGCCGCGCGCTCCTTGGAACGGCCTTCGCGGTGTACGAACCGACCGGTGTTCTGGCCTACAACGAGGCAATGGCCGCGATTCAGGTCGGGTACGGTTGGCAACTCGCGCTGAGCGTGCCCGAGATCTGGGTCGATCACCCAGCCTCGATCGCGGGAGCGCGCGCGATGTGGAGCATCCCCAAGCAGGAAGCCGTGTTCCGGGTTCGGAGGAGTGTCAGTCCTGGAGCCGTAAGTTTTGAGGCAAGGGTAACGGCGGGTGCAGAGCGGGAACTCGCGAAGCTCGTGTTTAGGAACCGAATCGCGATACCGGGCCGTTGGCCGCTGCGGATGACAATCGTGCAGCGGTCATTACGTCACGAAGATCACGAGGATATTCGCGTGACCAAAGCTTTGATACGGGCGAGCGTGTCGTTTGGAGCCGCAACGTGGAGCTTTGCTCGCGGCGGCCCGCTCGATTTCCTGAGCGGATCCATCCCTCTCGTGAACTTTCGGCTATCCCGGATGGCACTCCGAATTGGACGATCTTGA
- a CDS encoding MBL fold metallo-hydrolase, whose amino-acid sequence MSDQTTAPLRGRPIVTGFHDAPTGSIQYVVADPETTRCAIIDPVLDFDPKSGATATRSADTLLAHIEREGYALEWILDTHPHADHFSAAGYLHDRTGVPTAIGEKVVEVQRLWKGLYNLPDGFRTDGSQWSRLFADGEHFRIGTLDVEVMFTPGHTLASIAYRVGDAAFIHDTLFMPDSGSARADFPGGNAHALWRSIQRIMALPDETRLFTGHDYRPGGREAAWESTVARQRAENTHLTETGTEEAFVRMREARDRELPMPKLILHSLQVNIRGGRLPEPEANGRRYLKIPLNALDGAAWGE is encoded by the coding sequence ATGTCGGACCAGACCACCGCGCCCTTGCGCGGGCGTCCCATCGTGACGGGCTTCCACGACGCGCCGACCGGCAGCATCCAGTACGTCGTCGCGGACCCCGAGACGACGCGCTGCGCCATCATCGACCCGGTGCTCGACTTCGACCCGAAGTCCGGCGCGACCGCCACCCGTTCCGCCGACACCCTGCTCGCCCATATCGAGCGCGAAGGCTACGCGCTGGAGTGGATCCTCGACACGCACCCGCACGCCGACCACTTCTCGGCGGCGGGCTACCTGCACGACAGGACGGGGGTCCCGACCGCCATCGGCGAGAAGGTCGTCGAGGTGCAGCGGCTCTGGAAGGGACTCTACAACCTGCCCGACGGGTTTCGGACGGACGGCTCGCAGTGGTCGCGCCTGTTCGCCGACGGCGAGCACTTCCGGATCGGCACCCTGGACGTCGAGGTGATGTTCACGCCGGGCCACACCCTGGCCTCCATCGCCTACCGGGTGGGGGATGCCGCCTTCATCCACGACACCTTGTTCATGCCGGACAGCGGCTCGGCGCGGGCCGACTTCCCTGGCGGCAACGCGCACGCGCTCTGGCGCAGCATCCAGCGCATCATGGCGCTTCCGGACGAGACGCGGCTGTTCACCGGGCACGACTACCGCCCGGGTGGGCGCGAGGCCGCCTGGGAGAGCACGGTCGCCCGGCAGCGGGCCGAGAACACGCATCTGACGGAGACCGGGACCGAGGAGGCGTTCGTGCGGATGCGCGAGGCGCGCGATCGCGAGCTGCCGATGCCCAAGCTCATCCTGCATTCGCTGCAGGTGAATATCCGGGGCGGCCGGCTGCCGGAACCCGAGGCGAACGGGAGGCGCTACCTGAAGATCCCGCTGAATGCGCTCGACGGCGCGGCTTGGGGCGAGTGA